One stretch of Amycolatopsis tolypomycina DNA includes these proteins:
- a CDS encoding flavoprotein, with the protein MRDLGLVAGSCGGLDVRFAAELARPAAERGWRPAITLTPTAHRWLEATGGLAEVAACTDLPVRSASRLPGEPRPHPDPSVFLFAPASANSVAKLALGIADNQALTLLGDVLGAPGITMVVAYQIQDTRVHHPAWQRHLDTLAGAGVTLHRLDIRRPWTEVLDLLP; encoded by the coding sequence GTGAGGGACCTCGGGCTGGTCGCCGGCTCGTGCGGCGGGCTGGACGTCCGGTTCGCCGCCGAGCTGGCCCGCCCGGCCGCCGAGCGCGGCTGGCGCCCGGCGATCACGCTGACGCCGACGGCGCACCGCTGGCTGGAGGCCACCGGCGGGCTCGCCGAGGTGGCGGCGTGCACCGACCTGCCGGTCCGCAGCGCGTCCCGGCTGCCCGGCGAGCCGCGGCCGCACCCCGACCCGTCGGTGTTCCTGTTCGCGCCGGCGTCGGCGAACTCGGTCGCCAAGCTGGCGCTCGGCATCGCGGACAACCAGGCGCTGACGCTGCTGGGTGACGTGCTGGGCGCGCCGGGGATCACGATGGTGGTGGCGTACCAGATCCAGGACACCCGGGTGCACCACCCGGCGTGGCAGCGCCACCTCGACACCCTCGCGGGCGCCGGGGTGACCCTGCACCGCCTGGACATCCGGCGGCCGTGGACCGAGGTGCTGGACCTGCTGCCCTGA